A single window of Xylocopilactobacillus apicola DNA harbors:
- a CDS encoding FtsX-like permease family protein — protein MRKKALWKDLFGSFSHSKGRFFAIVGLMLLGSFALVGLKVTGPDMRQTGAKYFQKLNTADLSVIGSLGIDSDDQKKIDQTPGIHEIEYGYFKDATIDQTKNSFRLFSKPKNISKYELIKGRLPKHADEIAIDAQYQGQYHLGQRITFNEKSDPAGQKNLKRQNFKISGFVSSGEIISFVNRGQSTAGTGELKGYGVILPSNFQSDYYMLARLRFNDTRKLDPYSELYNKRIEAHKTALNEQLKGQPQKRLAAIKEKSQSQIDEVNQQVIAGKNQLALEKIQLTQASKEITAAKNSPLAQTQALNQKEQDLKSKEEELNTAEQKIKATALKVEQGRETLKHLEQPVYTAYNRRDFPGGIGYGIYGNISRIVDSLANIFPIFLYFVAALVTMATMTRFVDEERIKSGTLKALGYSNNDIIKKFTIYGFISAILGSVIGIVLGHTLIPIVVYNAYSEGFTVPKIELQMDLGITLIALMLAIISAVIPTYLVALRQLQERPANLLLPKPPAAGSKIMLERIPWIWNHLKFSAKVTARNIFRYKKRMYMTIFGVSGAVCMLFAGLAVQHSISGINSRQFNELIRYDLIVAQNNYVSDQQAQKFDQKLQQKSIDQKLAVHYEEMTKVAGKNGDLQSITMITPHRASDLNQFITLDQCQNHHNIPLTDDGVVISERLASLLNVKKGDQITLKDASGKNRSMKVIGICEMYMGHFVFMNKTAYQKIFAQKYQANAELITLKDRSLPNVQRQAASFMKLGSVKGVVQNTALMNEVSVVVKALDQIMVVLIIIAALLAIVIMYNLTNINVSERIRELSTIKVLGFYNQEVTMYIYRETIYLSLLGVLVGYLFGEILHRYIIFAVPPEDVMFNPALNYLPFAAPFVVVAVITVVLGILVNRKLKNLEMLAALKSVD, from the coding sequence ATGAGAAAAAAAGCTTTATGGAAAGATCTTTTTGGATCTTTTAGTCATTCAAAAGGGCGCTTTTTTGCAATCGTTGGGCTCATGCTTTTAGGTTCGTTTGCGTTAGTTGGTCTAAAAGTAACTGGTCCAGATATGCGGCAAACGGGTGCTAAATATTTTCAAAAACTAAATACTGCTGATCTTTCGGTCATTGGCAGCTTGGGTATTGATTCTGACGACCAAAAGAAGATTGATCAAACTCCAGGGATTCATGAAATTGAGTATGGATATTTTAAGGACGCAACGATCGATCAAACTAAAAATAGTTTTCGGCTTTTTTCTAAACCTAAAAATATTTCGAAATATGAGCTGATCAAAGGTCGTTTACCCAAACACGCTGATGAAATTGCCATTGACGCGCAATATCAAGGACAATACCATCTTGGGCAAAGAATTACTTTTAATGAAAAATCAGATCCTGCAGGTCAAAAGAATCTAAAGAGACAAAATTTTAAAATCAGTGGGTTCGTTTCTTCTGGCGAAATTATTTCATTTGTTAACCGTGGTCAGTCCACGGCGGGTACGGGCGAACTAAAAGGCTACGGCGTGATTTTGCCGAGCAATTTTCAAAGTGATTACTACATGCTTGCTCGCCTAAGGTTTAATGATACCAGAAAACTTGATCCTTATTCTGAGCTTTATAATAAGCGGATTGAAGCACATAAAACTGCTTTAAATGAACAGTTAAAAGGTCAGCCGCAAAAGCGTTTAGCTGCGATTAAAGAAAAATCTCAGTCTCAAATTGATGAAGTTAATCAGCAAGTTATTGCGGGCAAAAATCAATTAGCGTTAGAAAAAATTCAGCTCACTCAGGCAAGTAAAGAGATTACGGCAGCAAAGAACTCGCCTCTTGCCCAGACGCAAGCCTTAAATCAAAAAGAGCAAGATTTAAAATCGAAGGAAGAAGAGTTGAATACTGCTGAGCAAAAAATCAAAGCGACAGCTTTGAAAGTGGAGCAAGGCAGAGAAACTCTTAAACACTTGGAACAGCCCGTTTATACCGCTTATAATCGGCGAGATTTTCCAGGCGGTATCGGATATGGAATTTATGGCAATATTTCGCGGATTGTGGATTCGCTCGCTAATATTTTCCCGATTTTTCTCTATTTTGTAGCAGCACTTGTGACAATGGCAACGATGACGCGTTTCGTTGATGAGGAGCGCATCAAGTCTGGGACCTTGAAGGCGCTAGGCTATTCCAACAATGATATCATCAAGAAATTTACAATCTATGGTTTTATTTCCGCAATTTTAGGCTCGGTAATTGGGATTGTGCTGGGGCACACATTAATTCCCATCGTTGTCTATAACGCCTATTCCGAAGGTTTTACTGTTCCGAAAATTGAGCTTCAAATGGATTTAGGGATTACCTTGATTGCGTTAATGCTTGCAATCATTAGTGCAGTTATTCCAACCTATCTGGTGGCTTTGCGCCAATTACAGGAGCGACCAGCAAATTTATTACTGCCTAAACCACCAGCGGCGGGCTCAAAAATTATGTTGGAACGGATTCCGTGGATTTGGAATCATCTCAAATTCTCGGCGAAGGTCACCGCTCGCAACATTTTCCGTTACAAAAAACGGATGTATATGACAATTTTTGGAGTGAGTGGCGCCGTTTGTATGTTATTTGCGGGACTTGCAGTTCAGCATTCAATCTCTGGGATCAACTCACGGCAGTTTAACGAACTGATTCGCTATGACTTAATCGTTGCTCAAAATAATTACGTCAGTGATCAACAAGCTCAAAAATTTGATCAGAAATTACAGCAAAAAAGTATCGATCAAAAATTGGCCGTTCACTATGAAGAAATGACGAAAGTTGCAGGCAAAAATGGTGACTTGCAGAGTATCACGATGATTACGCCGCATCGAGCAAGTGATTTAAATCAGTTCATCACCCTCGATCAGTGCCAAAATCATCATAATATACCTCTAACCGACGATGGCGTTGTAATTTCTGAACGTCTGGCAAGCCTTCTTAATGTTAAAAAAGGTGACCAAATTACGTTAAAAGATGCATCCGGGAAAAATCGCTCGATGAAGGTGATAGGAATTTGCGAGATGTATATGGGTCATTTCGTCTTCATGAATAAAACCGCCTATCAGAAAATTTTTGCTCAAAAATATCAGGCAAATGCTGAATTGATCACGTTAAAAGACCGCTCACTTCCAAATGTTCAGCGTCAAGCAGCAAGTTTTATGAAGTTGGGTAGTGTCAAAGGTGTCGTTCAAAATACCGCGCTGATGAACGAAGTGAGCGTAGTCGTTAAAGCGCTCGATCAAATTATGGTGGTCTTAATAATTATTGCTGCGTTACTTGCAATTGTAATTATGTATAATTTGACCAACATTAATGTCTCAGAGCGAATTCGCGAGCTTTCTACCATTAAAGTACTCGGATTTTATAATCAGGAAGTTACGATGTATATTTACCGAGAGACTATCTATCTTTCACTTCTCGGGGTGCTCGTAGGTTATCTGTTCGGTGAAATACTGCATCGTTACATTATTTTTGCCGTCCCACCCGAGGACGTGATGTTTAATCCAGCACTTAACTATCTCCCGTTTGCAGCTCCTTTTGTCGTAGTTGCTGTAATCACGGTAGTTTTAGGCATTTTAGTCAATCGAAAGCTCAAAAATCTGGAGATGTTGGCAGCTTTAAAGTCGGTTGATTAA
- a CDS encoding phosphoenolpyruvate carboxykinase (ATP): protein MKKSSTVETPALYLNHNRHIGVINYSNEYFTDTFSLINSPEFLAVVRLFLQSRGHNESPEFEDLSAEEYIGIIKDVMVDQTNVFERYSQEEILQSVEDLYSFYRSFLRIAVVNLHGSDVVAKNFMMMDNQFNDLIIHFYRSVEEKLQGHVNQTYRQVSAGSSACILTQSHQWPIPAGYEALASIRFIDTLMLRPPMMMATPSNKREGVFSAVQTNPVEKFTGNSDEWFCFPAKIGESLAYIYFHRDYFVSGISLANLFEVADSKSVEGKKPDLILFFGLAQTEGDTCHYYHDTVNDLWVGEVPYNDKTTYFGYMKKMCLTLHNLHMIEEHKLPIHGSMVKIKFTNGKTKTVVFFGDSGAGKSESIEALQEVANEQIIRIETIFDDMGSFTLEDGVLYAQGTEIGAFVRLDDLSSAVAFNNMDRGIYLNPAEKNARVIIPADSYENVIAHHEIDMYVYANNYDDEVGIHRFTDQEDAKKTFVAGKRKALGTTDETGMSTTFFANPFGPVQEEAKTRPIIDDVFKYLFDHDIYVGEIYTHLGNDKSRDSLHESARELLKVLMES from the coding sequence ATGAAAAAATCGTCAACAGTTGAAACACCAGCACTTTATCTAAATCATAATCGTCATATTGGAGTTATTAATTACAGCAATGAATACTTTACTGATACTTTTTCGCTAATTAATAGTCCAGAATTCTTAGCGGTGGTTCGCTTGTTTTTGCAAAGTCGGGGACACAATGAAAGTCCAGAATTTGAAGATTTATCCGCTGAAGAATATATTGGAATCATCAAGGATGTCATGGTTGATCAGACCAATGTATTTGAGCGCTATAGCCAAGAAGAAATATTGCAAAGCGTTGAAGACCTATATTCTTTCTATCGCTCATTTCTCAGAATTGCGGTTGTAAATTTGCATGGTTCTGATGTGGTCGCAAAAAATTTCATGATGATGGACAATCAATTTAATGATTTGATTATTCATTTTTACCGCTCGGTCGAGGAGAAACTGCAGGGCCATGTCAATCAAACATATCGTCAAGTAAGCGCCGGCTCTTCTGCTTGTATCTTAACGCAGTCGCATCAATGGCCCATTCCGGCGGGTTATGAAGCACTGGCTTCGATTCGTTTTATTGATACTTTAATGCTGCGCCCGCCAATGATGATGGCGACGCCTAGTAATAAGCGAGAAGGCGTCTTTAGCGCGGTACAGACTAATCCGGTTGAGAAGTTTACAGGTAATAGTGATGAATGGTTCTGTTTCCCAGCTAAAATTGGTGAAAGTTTGGCTTACATTTATTTCCATCGGGATTATTTTGTAAGCGGCATTTCTTTGGCCAACTTGTTTGAAGTTGCAGATAGCAAAAGCGTGGAAGGCAAAAAGCCAGATTTAATTTTATTCTTCGGATTGGCTCAGACCGAAGGCGATACTTGCCATTATTATCACGACACGGTTAACGATCTTTGGGTTGGTGAGGTTCCTTATAACGACAAGACGACTTATTTTGGCTACATGAAAAAAATGTGTCTAACTTTGCATAACTTGCATATGATTGAAGAACATAAATTGCCGATTCATGGTTCGATGGTCAAAATTAAATTTACGAATGGCAAAACTAAAACTGTCGTCTTTTTTGGCGATTCTGGCGCAGGGAAATCTGAATCCATTGAAGCGCTGCAAGAAGTGGCAAACGAGCAGATTATTCGCATTGAGACGATTTTTGACGATATGGGAAGTTTTACCCTCGAAGATGGCGTATTGTACGCGCAAGGAACGGAGATTGGGGCGTTCGTGCGGCTTGATGATTTGAGCTCGGCGGTTGCATTTAACAATATGGACCGGGGGATTTATCTTAATCCCGCTGAAAAAAATGCTCGCGTAATTATCCCAGCTGATTCATATGAAAATGTCATCGCTCATCATGAAATTGATATGTACGTTTATGCTAATAATTATGATGACGAGGTCGGCATTCATCGTTTTACCGATCAAGAAGATGCAAAAAAGACTTTCGTTGCAGGGAAACGTAAAGCCTTAGGAACCACCGATGAAACTGGCATGAGCACAACTTTTTTTGCCAATCCTTTTGGACCAGTGCAAGAAGAAGCCAAAACTCGGCCGATCATTGACGATGTTTTCAAATATTTATTTGACCACGATATCTACGTTGGTGAAATTTATACGCATTTAGGCAATGATAAATCGCGCGATAGCTTACATGAGTCAGCCCGAGAGCTGCTAAAAGTTTTGATGGAATCTTAA
- a CDS encoding MurR/RpiR family transcriptional regulator, which yields MNFFEVIQPHINKLSKSEYALLDYVVKNLVAVQHKSIREIAAECFVSTTTFLRFVRKIGFSGYSEFSTVIKYTILNTKETNQNNVTFTQKQSKYRNEYLKNLEETVRVLDERKLAEICQKLASTPKLFFYAKGLSKNTTAYIEYLYTLNDFIVITPHNHEQRQWAYRNIKKEDLIFIFNYSGEDEELIQIIQTIKTQTEHSSIISVTGANNNTIQNLSDINLYLFTDEITVQGVDMTSNVSMIIIMELLLYQYWEHQDSINPDLILNKIKNPSTNLDE from the coding sequence TTGAATTTTTTTGAAGTTATTCAACCCCATATAAATAAACTTAGCAAAAGCGAATATGCGCTCTTGGATTACGTTGTGAAAAATTTAGTTGCAGTCCAGCACAAAAGCATCCGGGAAATTGCGGCAGAGTGCTTTGTCTCAACAACAACATTTTTGAGATTTGTTCGAAAAATCGGTTTTTCTGGCTACAGTGAATTTTCAACGGTAATTAAATACACGATTTTAAATACCAAAGAAACCAATCAAAACAACGTTACATTTACTCAAAAACAGTCCAAATACCGCAACGAATATCTTAAGAATCTTGAGGAGACTGTGCGGGTCTTAGACGAGAGAAAACTGGCCGAAATTTGTCAAAAGTTAGCTTCTACTCCCAAATTATTTTTCTATGCTAAGGGCCTAAGCAAAAACACCACGGCCTACATCGAATATCTCTATACTTTAAACGATTTTATCGTGATAACTCCCCATAATCACGAACAAAGACAGTGGGCTTATCGAAATATCAAAAAAGAAGATTTGATTTTTATTTTCAATTATAGCGGTGAAGATGAAGAATTAATTCAAATCATTCAGACCATTAAAACCCAAACTGAGCATTCGTCAATCATTTCGGTGACCGGCGCCAATAATAATACGATTCAAAATCTCAGCGATATTAATCTCTACCTATTCACCGATGAAATTACGGTGCAGGGAGTTGATATGACTTCTAATGTTTCGATGATTATCATCATGGAACTCCTCCTTTACCAATATTGGGAACACCAGGATTCAATCAATCCCGACCTGATTTTGAACAAAATAAAAAATCCGTCAACCAACTTGGACGAATAA
- the aguA gene encoding agmatine deiminase, producing the protein MNFINSNPKKDHFFAIPEWYPHSKSYMMWPKRPDNWRKGGKPAQKVFAEIASIISKYEPITMLVQPDQYQNARSMLSRAVRLVEMSYNDAWIRDIGPTYVANSNHKNRIVNWNFNAWGGLVDGLYFPWDQDDLVAQKLGELDELDCYDVDFVLEGCGFQTDGEGTLLVVEESVLSEGRNNQISKRKVETVLKKYLNINKIIWLKHGYFMDETNGDIDNMATFIRPGEIALNWTKNRADPMYQITHEAADILSNSTDAKGRHFKIHKVQLPEILLASEIENKYIDPVNGLLPRKAGDRLTASYINCYLANNAVILPIFNDPNDQLAIEQYQQLFPDRKIEPVYTRELLLGGGNIHSVVLGVPD; encoded by the coding sequence ATGAATTTTATCAATTCTAATCCGAAAAAAGATCATTTTTTCGCAATCCCTGAATGGTATCCCCATTCGAAATCATATATGATGTGGCCAAAGCGACCTGATAATTGGCGCAAAGGGGGCAAACCTGCTCAAAAAGTTTTTGCTGAAATTGCTTCAATCATCAGCAAATATGAGCCAATAACCATGTTAGTCCAGCCTGATCAATATCAAAACGCCCGTTCAATGCTTTCAAGAGCGGTCCGTCTCGTCGAAATGAGTTACAACGACGCCTGGATTAGAGATATTGGACCAACCTATGTCGCTAATAGCAACCACAAAAATCGCATCGTAAATTGGAATTTCAACGCCTGGGGCGGTTTGGTCGACGGTCTTTATTTTCCTTGGGATCAAGATGACCTTGTAGCACAAAAATTAGGAGAATTAGATGAACTAGACTGCTACGACGTGGATTTTGTCTTAGAAGGATGCGGGTTCCAAACTGATGGCGAGGGAACTTTGCTTGTTGTTGAAGAATCAGTCCTCTCTGAGGGACGAAACAATCAAATCTCTAAAAGAAAAGTCGAAACAGTCCTCAAAAAATATCTAAATATTAATAAAATTATTTGGCTGAAACATGGATATTTTATGGACGAGACTAACGGAGACATTGATAATATGGCAACTTTCATTCGGCCTGGCGAAATTGCTCTAAATTGGACCAAAAATCGTGCAGATCCTATGTATCAGATCACACACGAAGCAGCCGACATTTTAAGTAATTCCACCGATGCCAAAGGACGACATTTTAAAATCCACAAAGTTCAACTACCAGAAATTCTTCTTGCAAGTGAAATTGAAAACAAATACATCGACCCCGTAAATGGGCTTTTGCCTCGCAAAGCCGGTGACCGTTTAACTGCCTCGTATATTAACTGTTATTTGGCAAATAATGCGGTAATTCTCCCTATTTTTAATGATCCCAACGATCAATTAGCGATTGAACAATACCAACAATTGTTCCCTGATCGAAAAATTGAACCCGTTTATACACGGGAATTATTGTTAGGTGGCGGTAACATTCATTCGGTTGTTCTTGGCGTGCCAGATTGA